One window of the Zygotorulaspora mrakii chromosome 6, complete sequence genome contains the following:
- a CDS encoding GPI-anchored mannoprotein (similar to Saccharomyces cerevisiae TIR1 (YER011W); ancestral locus Anc_7.161), translated as MSLTKSAILIALAVAGVSAIEPIQSAEINVILSDARGHLQDYMSVMTTINIPPAIMEIGMAMATATDDSYTTYYSEIDFDQVNTLVRELPWYSSRLAPALTAAMSTVPTGSESDSSTSTTGSSSAVPSTSSVSSSSAATSSSETSSSEVASSSSGASSSSEVASSSSSASSSSEVASSAVASSTVASSSEIMSSTMSSSSTGAVPSASQTINGAAKAAVGMGIGCVGAAAFLL; from the coding sequence ATGAGCTTAACTAAATCCGCAATTTTAATCGCCTTGGCTGTTGCCGGTGTATCTGCAATCGAGCCTATCCAATCAGCAGAGATCAATGTTATTTTAAGTGATGCGAGAGGGCATTTGCAAGATTATATGAGCGTTATGACAACCATTAACATCCCACCTGCAATCATGGAAATCGGAATGGCCATGGCTACTGCTACAGATGACTCTTACACAACTTATTACTCTGAGATTGATTTTGATCAGGTCAATACCTTGGTTAGAGAGTTACCCTGGTATTCTAGTAGATTGGCACCAGCACTTACAGCCGCCATGAGCACGGTTCCAACAGGATCTGAGAGTGATAGCTCTACATCAACTACTGGTAGTTCGAGCGCTGTTCCCTCAACATCGAGTGTCTCGTCCTCTAGTGCAGCAACTTCCTCTAGTGAGACCTCTTCCTCTGAAGTcgcttcttcatcttcaggtgcatcatcatcctctGAAGTTgcttcctcatcttcaagtgcttcctcttcctctgaAGTCGCCTCTTCTGCAGTTGCTTCTTCTACGGttgcttcttcatctgaGATCATGTCATCCACTATGAGCTCTTCTTCGACAGGAGCCGTGCCAAGTGCAAGTCAAACCATTAACGGTGCGGCTAAAGCAGCCGTCGGTATGGGAATTGGCTGTGTCGGTGCAGCCGCATTTTTATTATGA